A genome region from Tautonia marina includes the following:
- a CDS encoding site-2 protease family protein, with protein MIRLSWKIGQVAGIDLYLHATFLLMMAVLVLFSQEVGAVLVVSALFGCVVLHELGHALMARRYGIPTEDITLYPIGGVARLHRMPRAPGAELLIALAGPAVNVVLALMLLAMGGLLGVLTPELAAGSIGSLLADLLMVNVILAGFNLIPIFPMDGGRVLRALLSSQIGRLRATEIAAAIGQALAIFAGIACLVAMILTGSPILLMQLVLAAFIYLAARSELSQVRAEEQRLRASDAPAGYSWIYRGKGVWQLAPVIVIDDPDPIGFRNPRPWVRS; from the coding sequence ATGATCCGATTGTCGTGGAAGATCGGCCAGGTTGCTGGAATTGATCTGTATCTGCATGCCACGTTCCTGCTGATGATGGCCGTTCTGGTCCTCTTCAGTCAGGAAGTGGGAGCAGTGCTGGTCGTCTCAGCCCTGTTCGGATGCGTCGTCCTGCATGAGTTGGGTCATGCGTTGATGGCCCGCCGGTACGGGATTCCGACCGAGGACATCACGCTCTATCCGATCGGTGGGGTCGCCCGCTTGCATCGCATGCCTCGCGCCCCGGGAGCCGAGTTGCTGATCGCCCTGGCCGGTCCGGCCGTCAATGTGGTTCTGGCCTTGATGCTCCTGGCGATGGGGGGGCTGCTCGGCGTCCTCACGCCTGAGCTTGCCGCCGGGTCGATCGGGTCGTTACTCGCGGATCTATTGATGGTCAATGTGATCCTGGCCGGGTTCAACCTGATCCCGATCTTCCCGATGGACGGCGGCCGGGTGCTTCGCGCCCTGTTGAGCAGCCAGATTGGTCGACTGCGAGCCACCGAGATTGCCGCGGCCATCGGCCAGGCTCTGGCCATCTTCGCCGGCATCGCCTGCCTGGTGGCAATGATCCTGACCGGCTCGCCGATCCTGCTCATGCAGCTGGTGCTGGCCGCCTTTATTTACCTCGCCGCTCGATCCGAACTGAGTCAGGTTCGGGCCGAGGAGCAACGCCTGCGCGCCTCCGATGCTCCGGCCGGCTACTCCTGGATCTACCGGGGCAAAGGGGTCTGGCAACTCGCGCCGGTGATCGTGATCGATGATCCCGATCCGATCGGGTTCCGAAATCCCCGCCCCTGGGTCCGCTCGTAA
- a CDS encoding metallophosphoesterase family protein: MSHHPLPEPIGRRAFLAEGVLLLGSASMTGQTTIAASALRGRSRDERSVLRFGLITDLHYADKPPAGSRHYRETLSKLAEAAERFQQTKLDFLVELGDLIDAAESVEVELGYLDRIDQSFSKIAERRVYVLGNHCVDTLTKEEFLGRVGQERSFGSFDAGGFHFVWLDSCFRSDGEPYGRKNSVWTDANVPESERDWLRDDLAATELPTIIFAHQRLDDPGPHGVRNAEQVREILEASGKVRAVFQGHSHQNDLREIGGIPYCTLVAMVEGSGLDQNGYAVVELLDDGTIRVDGFRRQADYAWQEEARPGAG, from the coding sequence ATGAGCCATCACCCATTGCCGGAACCGATCGGGCGTCGGGCCTTTCTCGCCGAAGGGGTCTTGCTGCTGGGATCGGCGAGCATGACCGGACAGACGACCATTGCCGCCTCTGCCTTGCGGGGCCGATCGCGTGATGAGCGCTCCGTGCTCCGCTTCGGCCTGATCACCGACCTGCACTACGCCGACAAGCCTCCGGCCGGCTCGCGGCACTACCGCGAAACCCTGTCGAAACTGGCCGAGGCCGCCGAGCGATTCCAGCAGACGAAGCTCGATTTCCTCGTCGAGCTGGGTGACCTGATCGACGCCGCCGAATCGGTCGAGGTTGAGCTGGGCTATCTCGACCGCATCGATCAGTCTTTCTCAAAGATTGCCGAGCGACGGGTTTATGTGCTGGGTAATCACTGTGTCGATACGTTGACCAAGGAGGAGTTCCTCGGCCGGGTCGGTCAGGAGCGGTCGTTCGGCTCGTTCGACGCGGGTGGGTTCCACTTTGTCTGGCTCGACTCCTGCTTCCGGAGCGATGGCGAACCGTACGGCCGGAAGAATTCGGTCTGGACGGATGCGAACGTGCCCGAGTCTGAGCGGGACTGGCTCCGCGACGACCTCGCCGCCACCGAGTTGCCGACCATCATCTTCGCCCATCAGCGGCTTGATGATCCCGGCCCGCATGGCGTTCGGAACGCGGAACAGGTTCGGGAAATCCTCGAAGCCTCCGGAAAGGTCCGGGCGGTCTTCCAGGGGCACAGCCACCAGAACGACTTGCGGGAGATCGGCGGGATTCCCTACTGCACCTTGGTGGCGATGGTCGAAGGGTCTGGGCTGGATCAGAACGGCTACGCGGTGGTTGAACTCCTCGACGACGGCACCATCCGCGTTGATGGGTTCCGTCGCCAGGCGGATTACGCGTGGCAGGAGGAGGCTCGCCCCGGAGCCGGGTAA
- the rfaE2 gene encoding D-glycero-beta-D-manno-heptose 1-phosphate adenylyltransferase, protein MIDWSSVRALVLGDVMLDRYLEGDVNRISPEAPVPVVRLTHEWYRPGGAGNVAASLAGLGCRTTLAGAAGEDPEVDRLRRALFDAGVADCALVERPGSRTICKTRVVSHGHHQLLRLDQDGGRNDFRAAGDDLRQRLPDLLADQDVVVLSDYDKGTLTPELVRATIEACRERAIPCIVDPKQLDFRIYSGATLLTPNLLEARRAVGRSLEDDESVGEACAELRDTLGLDAMLITRGADGMTLATGSALHHFPAEVRQVADVTGAGDTVAAVLAACLGGGLPVDQACRAASVAAGIAVGHPGCYVVQGAELDWALRGCSPKVRSIEAAARWAASQRRAGRSIVFTNGCFDILHAGHLTCLEQARRLGDALIIGLNSDASVRGLKGPERPVVHENHRAALLAGLACVDGVVVFDDPTPERLIQAIEPDVLVKGGDYTVDGIVGAEIVRAKGGRVVTIPLVPGLSTTSILAASRAAENRRVAS, encoded by the coding sequence GTGATCGACTGGTCGAGCGTGCGGGCCCTGGTTCTCGGCGATGTGATGCTGGACCGCTATCTGGAGGGAGATGTCAACCGCATCTCTCCCGAAGCGCCCGTTCCCGTCGTGCGATTGACTCACGAATGGTATCGACCGGGAGGGGCGGGGAACGTCGCCGCCTCGCTGGCGGGGCTCGGGTGCCGGACGACCCTGGCCGGGGCCGCCGGGGAAGACCCCGAGGTCGATCGCCTTCGTCGCGCGTTGTTCGACGCCGGCGTGGCCGATTGCGCCCTGGTCGAACGACCCGGTAGCCGGACGATCTGCAAGACTCGGGTTGTCTCGCATGGCCACCATCAGTTGCTTCGGCTCGATCAGGACGGCGGGCGGAACGACTTCCGCGCCGCCGGAGACGACCTCCGCCAGCGATTGCCGGATTTGCTGGCCGATCAGGACGTGGTGGTTCTCTCCGACTACGACAAGGGGACGCTCACCCCGGAACTCGTCCGGGCGACGATTGAGGCCTGCCGAGAGCGGGCAATTCCTTGCATCGTCGATCCGAAACAGCTTGATTTTCGGATTTACTCCGGAGCGACTCTGCTCACCCCCAACCTGCTCGAAGCCCGACGCGCGGTGGGCCGATCGCTCGAGGATGACGAATCGGTGGGCGAGGCCTGTGCTGAGCTTCGAGACACCCTTGGCCTCGACGCCATGCTGATCACGAGGGGGGCCGACGGCATGACGCTGGCCACCGGCAGCGCCTTGCATCACTTTCCGGCCGAGGTCCGACAGGTGGCCGACGTGACCGGAGCGGGCGATACCGTCGCGGCCGTGCTGGCCGCCTGCCTGGGTGGGGGCCTTCCGGTCGATCAGGCCTGTCGGGCCGCGAGCGTGGCGGCGGGGATCGCCGTGGGGCATCCGGGCTGCTACGTCGTTCAGGGGGCTGAGCTGGACTGGGCCTTGCGCGGCTGCTCGCCGAAGGTCCGGTCGATCGAGGCTGCCGCGCGGTGGGCTGCCAGCCAGCGGCGGGCGGGTCGCTCGATCGTTTTCACCAACGGCTGTTTCGACATTCTCCACGCAGGACACCTGACCTGCCTGGAGCAGGCCCGGCGCCTGGGAGACGCCCTGATCATCGGCTTGAATTCTGATGCCTCGGTGCGCGGCCTGAAGGGGCCAGAACGACCGGTGGTCCACGAGAATCACCGGGCTGCCCTGCTGGCGGGCCTGGCCTGTGTCGATGGTGTGGTGGTCTTCGACGATCCGACCCCCGAGCGGCTCATTCAGGCGATCGAGCCCGATGTGCTGGTCAAGGGGGGGGATTACACGGTCGATGGGATCGTGGGAGCCGAGATTGTCCGGGCGAAAGGCGGGCGAGTCGTCACCATTCCGCTGGTTCCGGGCCTGAGTACCACGTCGATCCTCGCTGCCTCTCGGGCCGCCGAGAACCGCCGAGTGGCAAGCTGA